A stretch of DNA from Candidatus Rokuibacteriota bacterium:
TGATATATCGTTGGTGGTTATGACAGCGTGAGAGGGGGGGAGTCATTGACCAAGGTCATCGTCGAGCCCGACGAGTCCTTCGAGAGCGCCCTCAAGCGCTTCAAGAAACAGTGTGAGAAAGCCGGACTCCTGTCCGAGTTCAAGAAGCGCCAGCACTACGAGAAGCCCAGCGTCAAGCGCAAGCGCAAAGCCCTAGCGGCCCGAAAAAAGGCGAAGCGGCGGGAGCGATTCGCGGACTGAGCGCGGCAACCCCTGGAGGTGCTAGCTGAGGGGGGAGGGGAACTACCAAGGCCGGCTCTCGGGTCGAGGGCTCGAGTGGGACGGGGTGCTCAGGCTTCTGTCCCGGGAAACCTCGACGCCGATGGGGCAGGAGCACGCCCTTGAGCTTGAGCCCCGGACCGATCCTGCCGCTGTTCGACAGGCCCTCGCTGACACCCGGCAGGCCCGCCAGGCCGTGGCCGATGCGGGGCCGCCGCCCTGGGGGACGGTGCCGGACCTTCGGCCCGTCCTCGACCGGGCCGAGAAGCCGGGAAGCACCCTCGAGGGCAGCGAGCTGGCTGCCTTCATCCCTTTCCTCGCGGGAGTCGCGCGACTCCGGGGCTACGGGAACCGCGTGGCTGCCCTTGCTCCGGACGTCGGCCGGCGCTTTTCCCGGCTTCCCAACTTCGCCGCGCTCGCGGAGCACCTCGTCCAGTCGCTCACCGAGGACGGCGGTCTCAAAGACGATGC
This window harbors:
- a CDS encoding 30S ribosomal protein S21 — encoded protein: MTKVIVEPDESFESALKRFKKQCEKAGLLSEFKKRQHYEKPSVKRKRKALAARKKAKRRERFAD